The nucleotide window CGTAACGACGATCTGCCCGATTTCGGTGGCGGCCGTAGCCAGTGTCACGTCCAGCGGCTGCCCCGTACCGGTATCCACAGTCTTCACAAACGTGTTGTAGCCGATAAAGCGCACCTGCATCAGAAAGCGCCCTTTAGGCAGATTCGGGAGACGGAAGGAGCCGTCGGGGCCGCTGGTCGTGGCTTGGCGCAGGTCGGGAAATACGACGGTGGCGCCGGGCAGCGGCTCGTTGGTGGCGGCATCCAGTACCCGGCCGGTGGTGGGCACAGCGGGCACCCGGGCGGCGCGGGTAGCGGGAGTAGCTGGAGTAGAACTAACCGGCGGGGGTGTTTGGGCCAACACGGTGCCGGAGAAAGCGAAAAGGAGCAGGCCAGGAGCCCAGGAAGAAGAAGACATAATAACTGCAAATACGCCGTAGCGCATGAACGGGAAATGAGGGGAGAAGATGCAGCCCGGAAACAAGAAAACACCGGCCAGCAGCCGATGTCTTCGTTAAGCTCTCCAAAACCAAACCAATTGGAGACGTGAGGCCCAACCGAAGCAGGGCCCGACTATCGTGATTTTGCCCTAGCGCACGGCCGTCGGGAAGGTAACTTCCACATCGGTGTCGCCGGGGGCAAACGTGCCATTCTTCGCGCCGGGCTGGTGCCGCAGCGTGATTTTGAGGTTGCCCGTAGCGCCAGTAGCATTAGCCGCGCCGGCTATTACACTGGTTTCGAGGCCCACTGCCAGGCCTTTGGCATCCTTATCGGTGGGAGTGATAGTGAGGTTCACGCCGCTAGGCTCGAAGAAGAAGATGTGCTCGTCGGCCTCTTCCTTGATTTCGTCGGAAGTGTTGACTACCGGGTTCTTGGTTTCGTCGAGCAGAACCAGCTTGCCGGTGTAGGAGGTACCAGCGGCCAGCGTGAGCGTCCCGATAACCGGGGCTACACCACCGTCGCCGTCCGCATCACGGTACTGCACCGTCACGGGCGTGCCGCCGCCCACCGGGGTCAGTTCGTAGCGCACCGTCGTGATTTGCTCGTTGTCGTCGTCGGGCTGAGGGTCGTCATCGTCTTTTTTGCAGGCTCCGAGTAAAGGAGCAACCAACAGCAGGGCCAACCAGGATTTCTTGATCGAAGGATGAGTCATGGGTAAAAAAGGTAAAAAATGGAAAGGAGATTAATGAAGCTTGTGGGGCAGTTCCAGCGGGATGTGTACCCGCAGGCTCACGTTGCGGCCCATTTCGTCGGTGAAGTAGCGGTAGCGGTTCAGGTAGTCGCGGTAGCGCTGGTTGAGCAGGTTTGAGCCCGCCAGGCTCACCTCTAGCGGCAGCTGGCCCCAACGGATGGTCGTCCCGATTTCCGCGTTGAGCAGCGCGTAGCCAGCCGGCGGGGCCAGCAGGTCGCGGGCTTCGTAGTTGTCGGGCACCCGGGTCTGGCGGGCCACGGCATACACGCCGGCCTGGGCGTAGCGGCCCGCCAGCCGCCCCTGGTCGCGGCTCCAGGTGTAACGCAGGGTCGTTTCGAGCCGGTCGGCGGGCATCAAAATCTGCCATTCATCGGCGCGGGTGTCGCGGGTGCGCACCACCGAGCCTTTCGCCGACAGCAGCCACTCGGGGGTCAGCTGGTAGCTGCTGCTCACATCCACGCCGCGGAAGGTGGCGTCAGTTTGTAGGTATTGCCAGCTGATATGGCTGCCGCGCACAGTTTGCACGGGCTCCGCCAGCGGGACTTGGTAGATGAAGTCCAGAATACGGTTCTGATACACCGTCACCTCGCCGTTGAAGCGGGGGTTGGCGTGCCAGTTCATCGTTAGGCCAGTATTCAGCGCCGTTTCGGGGCTTAGGGGCACAGCGCCCGGTACCAGGTCGTT belongs to Hymenobacter cellulosilyticus and includes:
- a CDS encoding TonB-dependent receptor domain-containing protein; the protein is MNAGLTRRAPAANERFSEGVHNGMYELGNDLVPGAVPLSPETALNTGLTMNWHANPRFNGEVTVYQNRILDFIYQVPLAEPVQTVRGSHISWQYLQTDATFRGVDVSSSYQLTPEWLLSAKGSVVRTRDTRADEWQILMPADRLETTLRYTWSRDQGRLAGRYAQAGVYAVARQTRVPDNYEARDLLAPPAGYALLNAEIGTTIRWGQLPLEVSLAGSNLLNQRYRDYLNRYRYFTDEMGRNVSLRVHIPLELPHKLH